DNA from Pseudomonas mendocina:
CTCGATGCGCTCGACTTCCGTCTCGCCACGCTCGTCGAACAGGCACAGTTCCACCCGTGTGGCATGCGCCGAGAACAGTGCGAAATTGACGCCCAGGCCATCCCAGCTGGCGCCAAGCGGAAAGGGTGTGCCTTCGGTAACGCGTGAGCGCTGTTGGTTGCGCATGGGGATGACCTCAGGCTTTTGGCGTTTTAGGCGTGCGCGGTGCACGTGGTTTTTTCAGCAGCGCCGGTTGCTCGGCTTCGCTCAACGGTACTGTCTTGGGTTTACTGATACGCCGCGGCTTGGGTACGGTCGAGAGTTGGGCTTGCGACTCGGCCTCGGCCAGTTTGCTGGCCATCATCCAGTGCCGCTCATGCTGGCCATGGGGGCGCCCCTCGGACTCCCAGATCTGGAAGGCAAACTCGCGGATGCGCTGTTCATCGATGCTCATGGCGTGGTTCCTGTAATGATCGGGGAATGACTTATTTGAGCTCTGCGCCGTAGGGCGGGTGAAACCCGCCATTGACGATCTGGCGGGTCGCACCCGTTCTACGAGGAGCGTCCATCGCCTGCTCCGGTACGGGGCTCAAGAAGAATCAGGTTGACGGGAAACTCAGCCAGCACAGCCGCAACCATCACGCTGCCCTGGCCGTTTTCTGCGTGGTAGGGCCCGAGCAGGCCGGTGGCCTGCCAGATGCGCAGTTCATCAGGCAGCACCACCGTGGTGTCGCCCCAGCGTTGTGCGGGTACGTGCGGTACGCCGTGCTCGCCCAACAGACCAGCCGCCAGGCGCGGCACGATCACCAGCAGGTGCTCATCACCATGGCGGCGCAGGAAGGCCAGCACCTGGCCAGCGTGCTCGCCGACCACGCCAAGCGGGTGATAGCTGCCCTGGCTGAACAAGCGCGGCTGAGCGGCGCGCAGCGCCAATGTCTGCTGGATCAGCCACTGCTTGATGCGCCCGTCCTGCCAACTGGTCAGTTTGCTGGCCGGCGTATCGTCGCTTTGCAGGGCGGACAGGCGTGCCGAGAAATCCACCGGGCGGCGATTGTCCGGATCGACCAGGCTGAAGTCCCAGAACTCGCAGCCTTGGTACAGGTCGGGCACACCCGGTGTGGTCAGGCGCAGCACGCACTGCACCAGCGCATTCAATGCACCGGCCGGGGCAATCGCGGCCACGGTAGCAGCCAGTTCATTGCGCAAGAGTTGCCCGGAGGGCTCGCACAGCAGCTTGCCGAGAAATTCGGCGCAGGCGGCCTCATGAGCCTCATTCGGCGCGCTCCAGGCGCTGTTGAGCTTGGCCTCGCGCAGTGCCTTGCGTTGCCAGCCAAGCAGGCGCTGCAGATAGTGCTGCAGGCCCTGCATGTCGTCCGGCCGTAGCCCGAGCGGCCAACTGCCAATGATTGCCTGATAGAGGATGCCCTCTTCGCCACCATCCGGAGCCTGCGCCGCACCGCTGGTGCGCAGCGCCTGTGCCAACTGCCGCCAGTGCCTGACGCGCTCGGCGTACCAGGCCGCGCGCTCGCTGAGTACCGCCAGGCGTGCGCGGCAGTCTTCACCACGCTTATGGTCGTGAGTGGCAGTGGCCAGCAGATTGAGCGGATGCTGTGCTGCACGCTCGCGGCAGACCTGATGAAAGCGCCCGACCGGTGCACTGAAGTGCTCGGCATCGAAACCGACGTCATAGCGCGACAGCAGCACGCCGGCGCGGTACAGGGCAGTGTCTTCGACGGCCTTGGCCGCCACCGGCGAGGTCAGTTGCTGGAAGCGCGTCAGCGCCTGGGCACGCAGGCGCCGTGCCCGCCCCGGCGGCAGCGCTCGCAGGGAGGCGCCACCCAGCCAGTCGTCGAGATGCGGCAGCAGCGGCCAGTCGGCTTCGGCCAGCGTCTGCCGCGCGCCATCGAGCGCCTGCTGGAAGAAGCGGCGATCCTGCTGCGAGCGGCCACAGGCCTGGGCATAGGTGCGATAGACAGGGAAATGCACGATCAGCTCGCGCAGTGCCCGACGGATCGCACCGAGGGTGAGGTCGCGGGTGGCAATGTCATGGCGGGCGACATGCAGCAGGCGCTGGGCGACTTCCTCCAGATCGCCGGCGAGCGATCCTTCCAGCACCAGCCGGCGCGCCTGCTGTACCTCGTCGTCGAAGGCCGTGGGCCGGCCACTGATGTCCTGCCACAGTTCGCTGAGCGTCAACTCGCCGTGCGGGTCGTGCTGCAGCAGCGACATCTGGTTCATGAACTCGTAACCGGTGCTGCCATCCACCGGCCACTCCTGTGGCAGCAGTTCGCCGTGGCCGAGGATTTTCTCCACGAAGATGGGGAAGGGCGCATTGCCACGCAGGCGGCTGATACGTCGGCGCAGGCGGCTGCAATAGGCTCTCGGGTTGGCCAGGCCGTCGATATGGTCGATACGCAAGCCATCGACCAGGCCGCGCTCGATCAGTTCGAACACCTTGGCGTGGGTCTGCTCGAACACCGCCAGGTGCTCGGCGCGCAGGGCGCCCAGTTCGTTGATGTCGAAAAAACGCCGCCAGTTGATGTCGTCGGCCGCGGTACGCCAACTGGCCACGCGGTAGTGCTGACGCTCGAGCAGGGCATGCAGGCGCTTCTGCGTTGCTTCGTCACGGCCCTGAAAATTGACCAGCAGCGATGCGACTTTTCTCGCCTGGATCGCCAATTCAGCGCACAGCCGTTGCGCCTCGGCGCGGCTGTCGCTCTCCCGTCCCAGACGTGCGAAGCGCTGGCCCAGCGCGCGCAGCGCCGGATTATCGCTGGCCCGCAGGATGCTGTCGTAACTTGGCGGAGTCAGTGGCAGGCGATGCTCGAAATGCTGAGCATGGAAGCGCCCGCGCTCGGCATCGAAACGCAGCTCCAGCGTGCCTTCGCGCAACGCCTCGCCGTAGTCGCTGCGCAGGAAGGGCACCAGCAACTGGCCACTGAGCAGCGGATCATGCGATTGCCATTGGATATCGAAGAATGCCGCGTAGGGGCTGCTCTGGCCCCATTCCAGCACCTCCAGCCACCAGGGGTTGCCGTCGCCGCCAACGGCCATGTGGTTGGGCACGATATCCAGAATCAACCCCATGTCGTGCGCGCGCAGGGTGTCCACCAAGCGCACCAGGGCTTCTTCGCCGCCCAGCTCGGGGTTGACCTGGCAGGGGTCGATCACGTCGTAACCATGTTGCGAGCCTGGCCGCGCGGTAAGGATCGGCGAAGCGTACAGATGGCTGATGCCCAACCGCGCCATGTAGGGCACCTGGGCTGCGGCATCGGTGAGGGTGAAGTCCTTGTGCAACTGCAGGCGCAAGGTCGAGCGCAGCTCAGTCATCGCCGACCTCCTGACGCGCACGATCCAGGCTGGCCAGGCGCTGGCTGGTGGCCGGCTGTTCCAGCAGCTCGTTGACCGGCAGTGGATAGCGTCGCCGCCAGTTGGGATGCACATCGCCAGGGCCGGGCAGATTGGGCTGCTGCTCCAGGGCGCAGGCATCCTCCAGCGGCAGCAGGGCCAGTGCTGATGGCGTACGGCCGATATGCTCGATGCAGGCCAGCAGACAGGCATCGTCGCTCGTGCCGCTCACCGAGCCTTGTCGCTCCAGAAGCTGGCGTAGCGCGACACGCTCGCCAGCACGCTCGGCATGATCGCTTTCCAGCAACTCCGCGTCCCGCTGTCCGGCCCTGACGCGCCATTCCAGATCACGCCCGGCGAGCCAGCCCTTGATCGTCGGCAGGTCATGGGTGGTGGTGGTGGCCAGGGCGTTGCAGGGCCAGCGAGCGGCCGGCACGAAGCCGATGTCATCCTGCTCGAACAGCAGTACCCGGGTGCCGAGGATGTTGCGTGCGGCAAGCTTCTCGCGCAGGCCGTCGGGCACGGTGCCGAGGTCTTCACCGATGACCAGGGCACGATGTCGGTGCGACTCCAGGGCTAGCAGGCGCAACAGATCGTCCAGCGGATAACGCAGGTAGGCGCCGTGCTGTGGCTCCGCTCCCTGGGGGATGACCCACAGACGTTGCAGGCCCATCACATGGTCGATGCGAATGCCGCCGGCGTGGGCCAGGTTGGCCTGGAGCATTTCGATATAGGCACGAAACCCGTGCTGGCGCATCCCGTGCGGTGAGAAGGCCGATACACCCCAGTTCTGCCCCAGGCGATTGAGAATGTCTGGCGGCGCACCGACGGTGACCGAGGGCAGCAGTTCATCCTGGCGCGACCAGGCCTGGCTTCCGGCACAATCGGCGCCCACCGCCAGGTCTGCGATCAAACCGATGCCCATGCCGGCACCGCTGGCCGTGGACTGGGCGGATTCCAGGCCGTGCGCGATCAACCACTGGCAGAAGGCGTGAAAGCGCAGCTCCTCGGTGTGCTCGACAGCGAAACGGGTCACGGCGCCCTGGATCGGATTGCGCAGTGCCTCTGGCCAGGTACGCCAGTCGCCACCGGCACCTTCGCGCAGACGTTGACCATGGATGGCTTCGAAGCAGCAATGCTGCTGCAAGGCCTCGCCACCGGCAGTACGAAATGCCTCGAAGCGTTCCAGCAAATCACCAGGCGCCTGACAGAAATCCTCGTACAGCTGGCGTAACAGCCGCTGGCGAGACGTGGCCACGGCCGGCCAGTCGATCAGCTCCAACGTTTCCAGACGCGCCATTTCGTCCTGTAGCCCGGCGCTGTGAACCGCGCGCTGCAGGCGTTCGCTACCGAGCAGGGTGACTGGAGCGGCATACAGCGTATTGAAGAACAACCGGCTGGAGGGCGAGTAGGGGCCATAGCACTGCACATCCGCACTGAACTGCGCGTGCACCGGGCTCAGGGCAAGCGCATCGGCGCCATGGTTGGCGGCGTGCCGCGCCAGATCCGCCACTGCCAATGTGTCACCCAGTCCGCCATCCCCCGTGCGGCGCAGGCCATAGAGCTGAGCGCTCAATCCCCAGATGCGCGGCTTGTCGCACAGCTGCTGAACCGACAGACAGGCCGCTGGTGCGACGGCGAGAGTATGCTGGGTATCGCGAATTTCCAGCTGGTGGTAGCCAGTCCGTTGCTGCGCCGGCAGTCGCCCATCGCTGTCGAGGCGGCCTTCGCTGACGTTGCCCTGCTCATCGGTCAAGCGATAGAGGCTGTCAGCTGGGTAGAGCGTCAGCGCCAGCGGCTGGCCCTGATCCTGAAACAGTAGATTCGCTTCTCCCGGCACATGGCGTGAATGTCCCACTGCGGCCAGGCTGGCGCGCAATTGCTCGGGGCTTTGCGCCGGGTAGCCAAGCGCCTCCAGCAGGCTGCGCTGCGCTTCCGGGCTGACCTGTTGCGGGCGGCCGTGCGCATCGATCCAGTCGATGCACAGGTCAGCGGCCTCAGCCAGCTCGGCCAGTAATCGATCACTCATTGTGCAGGCTCCAGGGTGACCAGGGCGCTGCGTGCTGGCAATCGCTCCTGGCGCAGATCGGCATCATCGATGCGCAGGGTGTACAGCCGCTCGCCGTAAGCGGCAGGCAAGGGCAGGGATACGGCGCTGGTGCCCAGGTTGATGGCGATGTTCAGCGCCGGGCCATGTCCCAGCCGCCAGCGCGCCAGTACGGCGCCATCGCCGAGCACTTGAGCACCGAGGCTCAGTGCGTGCTGCAAGCCTGGCAGCAGGCGGCTGTGACGCACCTGCAACAGGCCGCGGTAGAAGGCCAGCCATTCCCGCTGCTCAGGCTCCAGTGCGGGAGCCAGATCCGGCTGGGAACGCTGAAAGGTGGCCAGCGCGTTGGGGTCGGCGATGGCCTCGCGGCTGTGCGCCGCGGCGAACTGCGAAAAATCGGCAAACTCGTTGCGCCGCCCCTCACGCACGGCATTGGCCAGCTCGTCGTGGTAATCGGTGAAGAACAGAAATGGCCGTTTGCTGCCCCATTCCTCTCCCATGAACAACAGCGGCACCATCGGGCACAGCAGCAAGAGCACGGTGGCCGCCTTCAGTGCATCGTTGTCAGCCAGCAGCGTCAGGCGTTCGCCAAAGGCGCGGTTACCCACCTGGTCATGGTTCTGCAGGAACAGCACGAAGGCATGTGGCGGCAGATCGGCACTGGGTTCGCCGCGTGGCTGGCCATGGCGATTGTCCTGGCCCTGGTAGACGAAGCCCTGCTCCAGGCAGGTGGCCAGCTTGCGTGTCGGGGCCTGGGCGTAATCGGCGTAGTAGCTTTCGTTCTCGAAGGTGAGCAGTGCATGCAGGGTGTTGTGGCCGTCGTCGTTCCACTGCGCGTCAAAGCCATCACGCAGCAGGTGCGCGGCGTTATGCTCGTTTTCCAGCACCAGATGCACCTGGCGTCGTTGCGGTATCGCTGAGCGCACCCGCGAGGCCAGCTCCCTGAGGAATTCGTCATCGTCGATGGCGTGCACGGCATCCAGTCGCAGCCCGTCTACACGGTAGTCCAGCAGCCACATCAGCGCGTTCTCGCAGAAGAAGTCGCGCACCTGTGGCTGGCCGAAGTCGATGGCCGCGCCCCAGGGCGTGACGCGCTCTTCGCAGAAGAACTGCCGCGCATACAGCCCCAGATAATTGCCGTCCGGGCCGAAGTGGTTGTAGACCACGTCGACGAATACCATCAGCCCACAACCGTGAGCGCTGTCGATCAACTGCTTGAGTTCGTCGGGCGTGCCGTAGGCATTGGCCGGTGCGAACGGTAATACGCCGTCATAGCCCCAGTTGCGCGTACCGGCGAAGGTGTTCAGTGGCATCAGTTGCAGGGCAGTGACGCCCAGGTCGGCCAGATGCGGCAGGTGCTCGATGACCTGTTGATATCCGCCGAACAGGCCCACATGCAGCTCATACAGTACCGTCTCGTGCCAGGGGCGACCGTTCCAGTCATGCTGCTGCCAGGAATAAGCCGCATGATCGAGAACCTGGCTGAAGCCGTGCACGTCATCGACCTGGTGCCGCGAAGCCGGATCCGGCACCGCTCGCTGGCCGTCGACCACATAGCGATAGCCACTGTCGCTCGGGCACTCGAGCAAGGTCACGAACCAGCCATCCGCCTGTTGATCCATCGGATATCGTCTGCCGTCCTGCAACTCCAGCTCCACACGTCGACAACTGGGTGCCCACAGGGCGAAGCGCACGCGGCCATCGGCCATGGGCCGAGCGCCATGGCTGTACATCAGCGTATTTCCCTGTGAGCCCCGGCATGAGCCAGCAAGCGCTGATACAGCCGGTCGTATGGACGTACCGACTGTTGCCAGTAGAGCGGCGCCTGCATGGCATGGCAGCGCATGGCCTCGAGCAACTCCGGATGCTGGTACACCTGCAGGGCGCGGTCGATGGCCGCGCGATAGCTATCGGCCTGAGGTTCATCGAAGAGAAAACCGCTGACACCGTCCTCGATGGTGTCGGCCAGCCCTCCGGTGCGCCGCGCGATGGGCAGCGAGGCATAGCGCTGGGCGTATATCTGACTCAGGCCGCAGGGCTCGAAGCGCGAGGGCATGAGCAAAAAGTCACTACCGGCATAGAGGCGTCGCGCATCGCTCTCGTTGAAACCAATATGCACGCCGATACGACTAGGATGGCGCTGGCCCAGCTCGGCCATCGCCACCTCCAACGCCGGTTCGCCCTGGCCGATCACTGCGATACGGCCACCGCGCCGGACGATGTACTCGGCGACATCCAGGGTCAGGTCGATGCCTTTTTGCTGCACCAGGCGTGATACCACCGCGAAAAGCGGGCCATCCGTATCCAGATTCAGCCACTGCTCCACATAGGCGGCGTTGGCATCTTTACCTTCCCATTCACCGGCAGCGAAGCCCCGCAACAGATTGGGATCGCTCTGCGGATGCCAGCTCTCGTCGATACCGTTGGCGATACCGCTGAGTTGACCTGTTTGAACCTTGCCCCGCAGCATGCCATCCAGCCCGCAGCCGAACTCCGCCGTGGTGATCTCCCGCGCATAGCTGCGGCTGACGGTGGTGACGTGCTGGGCGTAAGCGATACCAGCCTTGAGGAAGGACAGGCGACCATGGAACTCCATGCCATCGATGCCGCAGGCCTGCTCGGGAATTGCCAGCTCGCTGCTGCACGGCATGTCGCACAGCCCCTGGTAAGCCAGATTGTGAATGGTCAGCAGGGCAGGTGCAGTGGCCCCGCGCCAGGCCATGTAAGCCGGTGCCATGGCTGCTGGCCAGTCATTGGCGTGGATCAGTTCAGGACACCACTGGATACCGGCTTCGCCCATGGCCATTTCGGCGGCGGCCAGGCCAAGGCGGGCGAAACGGATATGGTTGTCGGCCCAGTCCAGCCCCTGACTATCGACATAGGGCGAGCCATCGCGCTCGTACAGCACCGGGTTGAGCAGCACGTAGACGATCAGCCCATCAGCCAGATCCATTCGGCCAATCTGGCAAGGTGGTAGTGCGGCCAGCCCCGGTACCTGACCGACGACGCGGATGGGCCGGCCGCTTTCCACGACCTGGCGATACCCGGGAATCAATATGCGGATGTCGTGCTTTTCCGATAGTGCACGCGGCAGTGCCGCGGAGACGTCACCCAACCCGCCGCATTTGATCAGGTCGGCGAATTCGGACGTGACGAACAGCACGCGCTTGCGTTGCAAGGGCTGAGTCTTCATCTGCGTGGGTGGCTGGGCGGCCGCCGTGGGGCTGGGGTATTCGTGTATACGGGCGGAGGTTGCAGCGCTTGCCATTTATCTCTCCAGGGTTGGAACCGAGAACACCCCATAACGAGGGCCGATGGAGGCCGATGAACGACAGGGACAGATGGCCTTCGGCCGCCTCTCTTCGATCTCCTCACACTCTTTTGCTGACGGGACTTCGGCGTTAAAGGTTCGACCTTTTTTTGTTGGGCGAGGAAGGCCCGGCAAAAGGTTGAACTTTGCTCGCAGGTCAGGCTTCCACTGCGCATTCGATTGCGCCTAGACGAGGCTCCGATAGATGAACAGCGTCGAGCAGGTAGTGAATTTTCTGATCAAGTACAAGCTGAGGCTGTGTACCGCGGAGTCCTGCACCGCTGGGCTGATCTCGTCGCTGGTAGCGGAGGTTTCCGGTAGCGGCAAGGTGCTGGAGTGCGGCTTCGTGACTTACTCGCCAGAGGCCAAACAGCATTGCCTCGGCGTCAGCCCGCTGACCATCGAGCACTTCGGCTTGACCAGCGAAGAGGTGGCGCAAGAAATGGCGTTAGGCGCGCTGAAACGCAGTGGCGCCGATATCGCGCTGGCCAATACCGGGCTGGCTGAAGCATCGGGAGATATGGACGGTGTGCAATGCATCGCCTGCGCCATAGGTCTCGATCAGCATCAGGGTATCGTCAGCGAGACGGTGCAGTTCAACGGCGAGCGCAACCAGGTTCGTCGTGACACCGCACGCTATGCACTGCTGCAACTGCCTTACTACTACGAGCGCCTGAGACGGGCCTGAGTCGATAGAAGGAACGCTCAGTCCACGGGCAGCTCGCCATTGAGCTGTTCGGCACGCTGCAGATGCTGTTCCAGCTTGGGCAGGGCTTCACGGGCGAAGGCAGCGATCTCCTCATCATCGACATCCAGCCCGCGGCGGAACAACTCGACAGCCTGTCGGTGAGCTACCACCTGGTTGTTCATGTAAGCCTTGTCGAAGCGCTCCTCACTACCAAGCTTGAGCAGCATGATCTTGGCCTGATTGATCAGCTCGGCATCGTCCGACACATCGAGGCCTTTACGCTTGGCCAACTCGCCCAGTTGCTGATTCGCCCGCCGATGGTCATCGATCATCATCTGTGCGAAGCCCCTGACGGCTTCACTGCGGGCTTTTTCCAGAGCCAGCCTGGCAATCTCGATCTCGGTGATGCCTTTGGCCGATGCCTGTTCCACGAAATCCTCGGTGCTGATCGCACCGGCCTTGCGGGCGGCCTGAAGAGTGCTCACCGCGCAGGCCGCGAAAACGGCGATGGCCAGTAGGGCAAGTGGTTTCAATGGGGGCATGTCTGATTCTCCAGTGCTGTGCATTCACAGGGGTAGAAGCGCACGACAGCAGCGAAGTTCAGGACAAATTGGTCACAGCGAAGCCGCGTAGATGCAGGCGAAACGGCGTGATGGCGAAGTCCGTCCCGGAAAAATTCAAGTCGAACGTAACAACTCCGGACTACCTCCAAAAAATACCGGGCGTGCAACGCCCCGAGGTGTGGCCGCCCGTAATGGGCCACGAAGAATGCAGTAGCGCAGCCATGCGCACCTCTGCACCTAGCCAGGAGTAGCCCATGAAAGACCAAGCGAACACAGCTGACAGTGACAGTCAGATGGCGGGAGTCGATGCTCTCGACAAAGCCAACAGCAATCCCAAACTCGATCAACTCGACGAGTTCCGCGAGGACGCGACCGGCGAGGCGTTGACCACCAATACCGGAACCCGCATCGCGGATAACCAGAACAGCCTGCGCGGTGGGGAACGTGGTCCGACGCTGATGGAAGATTTCATCATGCGCGAGAAGATCACCCACTTCGACCATGAACGAATTCCAGAACGTGTGGTGCACGCGCGGGGGGCTGCGGCCCATGGCTACTTCGAGGTGACTGAAGCGGCAAGCGATCTGACCTGTGCCTCTTTCCTCGGCGAAGCCGGCAAGCGCACCCCCGTGTTCGTACGCTTCTCCACCGTTCAGGGGCCACGCGGCTCGTCCGACACCGTGCGCGACGTGCGCGGTTTCGCGGTGAAGTTTTACACCGACGAAGGCAACTTCGACCTGGTCGGCAACAACATGCCGGTGTTCTTCATCCAGGATGCGATCAAGTTTCCCGACTTCGTGCATGCGGTGAAGCCTGAACCGCACAACGAGATTCCTACGGGCGGCTCGGCTCACGACACCTTCTGGGACTTCGTCTCGCTCACGCCCGAATCGGCCCACATGGTGCTGTGGACCATGTCCGATCGTGCGATCCCGACCGCCTATCGCGCCATGCAGGGCTTCGGCGTGCACAGCTTTCGTCTGGTCGATGCGCAAGGGCAGAGCAAGCTGGTGAAGTTTCACTGGCGGCCCAAGGCCGGCGTCTGCTCCCTGGTCTGGGACGAAGCGCAGAAGCTTGCCGGCAAAGACCCCGATTTCCATCGTCGCGGCCTGTGGGAAGACATCGAGAACGGGCTCTATCCGGAATGGGAGCTGGGCCTGCAGGTCATGGACGAGGAGGACGCCCTGCGCTTCGGTTTCGACCTGCTCGACCCGACCAAGTTGGTGCCCGAAGAGCTGGTGCCGGTAAGACTGGTCGGGCGCATGGTGCTCAATCGCAACCCGGACAATTTCTTCGCCGAAACCGAGCAGGTGGCCTTTCACATCGGCCATATCGTGCCGGGCATCGACTTCAGCAATGATCCGCTGCTGCAGGGACGCCTGTTCTCCTATACCGATACTCAGCTACTGCGGCTGGGCGGCCCGAACTTCAACGAGATCCCCATCAACAGGCCGCTTTGTCCTTTTCACAACAACCAGCGTGATGCCCCGCATCGGCAGCAGATCAACAAGGGCAGGGCGGCTTACGAGCCCAATTCGATAGACGGCAACTGGCCGCGGGAAACGCCTCCGGCAGCCAGCAAGGGGGGATTCAGCTCCTACCCCGAACCCTTGCAAGGGAACAAGGTAAGGGTTCGCTCCGCCAGCTTCTCAGACCATTTCTCACAAGCCAGCCTGTTCTGGCGCAGCATGAGCGAGACCGAGCAGCAGCACATCGTCGATGCCTACAGTTTCGAACTGTCGAAAGTCGAGCGGGTGTTCATTCGCGAACGCCAGGTGAAGGAGATATTGGCCCACATCGATCCGCTGCTGGCGCTTCGCGTGGCCGAGAACCTGGGAATCGACCTGGACAGCACTTCGGCCGCCACCTCTGGCGACAGCGCTCAGGTCTCGCCTGCGCTCAGTCAGGTCAATCTGTTGCCCGACGATATTCGTGGCCGCCGCATAGCCGTCATGCTTACCCCAGGCTGCAAGGCCGATGAAGTCAACAGCCTGCTCAAGGCACTGAACAATGCCGGGGCCATAGCCAAGCTGCTCGGGCCGTCGGTGGCCGCGCTCAAGAGTTCCGATGGCCAGCTCCTGCAACCGGCTGGCTCGTTCGCGACGGATCCGTCCATTACCGTTGACGCGGTATTCGTGCCGGGCGGTGATCATGTTCTCAAGACATTGCAAGGCGATGGGGTAGCCAAGCACTTTCTGATGGAGGCCTACAAGCACCTAAAACCCATCGGTTTGAGTGGGGACGCCGCTCAACTGGCCTCCCTACTGGGGTTGGACGAGGATCAGGGCCTGGTGACGGGTGACAGCTTCGATCCGCTGTTCACACGCTTCGAAAGTGCATTGAAGCAGCATCGCATCTGGGAGCGTGAGGCACGAGCCAAGGCCATCCCTGCCTGAATCAACGCTATCGACGTCGCTGCAGCGCGTCTTGCTGTGGT
Protein-coding regions in this window:
- the glgA gene encoding glycogen synthase GlgA — its product is MASAATSARIHEYPSPTAAAQPPTQMKTQPLQRKRVLFVTSEFADLIKCGGLGDVSAALPRALSEKHDIRILIPGYRQVVESGRPIRVVGQVPGLAALPPCQIGRMDLADGLIVYVLLNPVLYERDGSPYVDSQGLDWADNHIRFARLGLAAAEMAMGEAGIQWCPELIHANDWPAAMAPAYMAWRGATAPALLTIHNLAYQGLCDMPCSSELAIPEQACGIDGMEFHGRLSFLKAGIAYAQHVTTVSRSYAREITTAEFGCGLDGMLRGKVQTGQLSGIANGIDESWHPQSDPNLLRGFAAGEWEGKDANAAYVEQWLNLDTDGPLFAVVSRLVQQKGIDLTLDVAEYIVRRGGRIAVIGQGEPALEVAMAELGQRHPSRIGVHIGFNESDARRLYAGSDFLLMPSRFEPCGLSQIYAQRYASLPIARRTGGLADTIEDGVSGFLFDEPQADSYRAAIDRALQVYQHPELLEAMRCHAMQAPLYWQQSVRPYDRLYQRLLAHAGAHREIR
- a CDS encoding DUF4142 domain-containing protein gives rise to the protein MPPLKPLALLAIAVFAACAVSTLQAARKAGAISTEDFVEQASAKGITEIEIARLALEKARSEAVRGFAQMMIDDHRRANQQLGELAKRKGLDVSDDAELINQAKIMLLKLGSEERFDKAYMNNQVVAHRQAVELFRRGLDVDDEEIAAFAREALPKLEQHLQRAEQLNGELPVD
- a CDS encoding DUF2934 domain-containing protein, translated to MSIDEQRIREFAFQIWESEGRPHGQHERHWMMASKLAEAESQAQLSTVPKPRRISKPKTVPLSEAEQPALLKKPRAPRTPKTPKA
- the treZ gene encoding malto-oligosyltrehalose trehalohydrolase, which codes for MYSHGARPMADGRVRFALWAPSCRRVELELQDGRRYPMDQQADGWFVTLLECPSDSGYRYVVDGQRAVPDPASRHQVDDVHGFSQVLDHAAYSWQQHDWNGRPWHETVLYELHVGLFGGYQQVIEHLPHLADLGVTALQLMPLNTFAGTRNWGYDGVLPFAPANAYGTPDELKQLIDSAHGCGLMVFVDVVYNHFGPDGNYLGLYARQFFCEERVTPWGAAIDFGQPQVRDFFCENALMWLLDYRVDGLRLDAVHAIDDDEFLRELASRVRSAIPQRRQVHLVLENEHNAAHLLRDGFDAQWNDDGHNTLHALLTFENESYYADYAQAPTRKLATCLEQGFVYQGQDNRHGQPRGEPSADLPPHAFVLFLQNHDQVGNRAFGERLTLLADNDALKAATVLLLLCPMVPLLFMGEEWGSKRPFLFFTDYHDELANAVREGRRNEFADFSQFAAAHSREAIADPNALATFQRSQPDLAPALEPEQREWLAFYRGLLQVRHSRLLPGLQHALSLGAQVLGDGAVLARWRLGHGPALNIAINLGTSAVSLPLPAAYGERLYTLRIDDADLRQERLPARSALVTLEPAQ
- a CDS encoding CinA family protein — protein: MNSVEQVVNFLIKYKLRLCTAESCTAGLISSLVAEVSGSGKVLECGFVTYSPEAKQHCLGVSPLTIEHFGLTSEEVAQEMALGALKRSGADIALANTGLAEASGDMDGVQCIACAIGLDQHQGIVSETVQFNGERNQVRRDTARYALLQLPYYYERLRRA
- the malQ gene encoding 4-alpha-glucanotransferase, with product MSDRLLAELAEAADLCIDWIDAHGRPQQVSPEAQRSLLEALGYPAQSPEQLRASLAAVGHSRHVPGEANLLFQDQGQPLALTLYPADSLYRLTDEQGNVSEGRLDSDGRLPAQQRTGYHQLEIRDTQHTLAVAPAACLSVQQLCDKPRIWGLSAQLYGLRRTGDGGLGDTLAVADLARHAANHGADALALSPVHAQFSADVQCYGPYSPSSRLFFNTLYAAPVTLLGSERLQRAVHSAGLQDEMARLETLELIDWPAVATSRQRLLRQLYEDFCQAPGDLLERFEAFRTAGGEALQQHCCFEAIHGQRLREGAGGDWRTWPEALRNPIQGAVTRFAVEHTEELRFHAFCQWLIAHGLESAQSTASGAGMGIGLIADLAVGADCAGSQAWSRQDELLPSVTVGAPPDILNRLGQNWGVSAFSPHGMRQHGFRAYIEMLQANLAHAGGIRIDHVMGLQRLWVIPQGAEPQHGAYLRYPLDDLLRLLALESHRHRALVIGEDLGTVPDGLREKLAARNILGTRVLLFEQDDIGFVPAARWPCNALATTTTHDLPTIKGWLAGRDLEWRVRAGQRDAELLESDHAERAGERVALRQLLERQGSVSGTSDDACLLACIEHIGRTPSALALLPLEDACALEQQPNLPGPGDVHPNWRRRYPLPVNELLEQPATSQRLASLDRARQEVGDD
- a CDS encoding malto-oligosyltrehalose synthase, whose protein sequence is MTELRSTLRLQLHKDFTLTDAAAQVPYMARLGISHLYASPILTARPGSQHGYDVIDPCQVNPELGGEEALVRLVDTLRAHDMGLILDIVPNHMAVGGDGNPWWLEVLEWGQSSPYAAFFDIQWQSHDPLLSGQLLVPFLRSDYGEALREGTLELRFDAERGRFHAQHFEHRLPLTPPSYDSILRASDNPALRALGQRFARLGRESDSRAEAQRLCAELAIQARKVASLLVNFQGRDEATQKRLHALLERQHYRVASWRTAADDINWRRFFDINELGALRAEHLAVFEQTHAKVFELIERGLVDGLRIDHIDGLANPRAYCSRLRRRISRLRGNAPFPIFVEKILGHGELLPQEWPVDGSTGYEFMNQMSLLQHDPHGELTLSELWQDISGRPTAFDDEVQQARRLVLEGSLAGDLEEVAQRLLHVARHDIATRDLTLGAIRRALRELIVHFPVYRTYAQACGRSQQDRRFFQQALDGARQTLAEADWPLLPHLDDWLGGASLRALPPGRARRLRAQALTRFQQLTSPVAAKAVEDTALYRAGVLLSRYDVGFDAEHFSAPVGRFHQVCRERAAQHPLNLLATATHDHKRGEDCRARLAVLSERAAWYAERVRHWRQLAQALRTSGAAQAPDGGEEGILYQAIIGSWPLGLRPDDMQGLQHYLQRLLGWQRKALREAKLNSAWSAPNEAHEAACAEFLGKLLCEPSGQLLRNELAATVAAIAPAGALNALVQCVLRLTTPGVPDLYQGCEFWDFSLVDPDNRRPVDFSARLSALQSDDTPASKLTSWQDGRIKQWLIQQTLALRAAQPRLFSQGSYHPLGVVGEHAGQVLAFLRRHGDEHLLVIVPRLAAGLLGEHGVPHVPAQRWGDTTVVLPDELRIWQATGLLGPYHAENGQGSVMVAAVLAEFPVNLILLEPRTGAGDGRSS